Proteins co-encoded in one Colletes latitarsis isolate SP2378_abdomen chromosome 2, iyColLati1, whole genome shotgun sequence genomic window:
- the Pink1 gene encoding PTEN-induced putative kinase 1 yields the protein MSIRTVVHRFLQNGRALLHSVRNTECFYSNYHPRNYHDKIHVVQVGKSQGFLPQGNSNVSNTGRHLGYLGAQARRIFVDNILKRVTNSLAADLRRRAAKRLVFGDSAPFFALVGVSLASGTGILTKDDELEGVCWEIREAVSKLQWNTPQNDTNYETVKDNANVLSLEDFVIGPAIAKGCSAIVYATRFNNSVLDKGNGQINIDNKATDVTAFPLALKMMFNYNTESNALSILRAMHRETVPARKHLNNEELADWETKMAERKAKLPPHPNIVAMYYAFADKVPALPDSLKMYPDALPARINPQGYGRNMSLFLLMKRYDITLQQYLSDRNPSTRESILLLAQLLEGVAHMNAHGIAHRDLKSDNILLDLSEETDNCPSLVITDFGCCLADKSHGLYLPYNSHDTDRGGNIVLMAPEVITAEPGPFTSINYTKADLWTVGTIAYEIFGMKNPFHDVDKEKTSLKNFNYKESDLPSLPNGVPTIVSALIKNILSRNLYKRLDTETAATVIQLHLWAPSAWFRSEGQLPSSNEVMQWLLCLTTKVLCEGRNSALSFPKMLNDENFEDVKKNFYHRSISTRSCGRRTMPEYQLIASFLGRVTLSNIRSALKWMQKNV from the exons ATGTCGATACGAACGGTGGTTCATCGTTTTTTGCAAAATGGTCGGGCTCTGTTGCATTCCGTCCGGAATACCGAGTGTTTCTACTCTAATTACCACCCAAGGAACTATCACGACAAGATACACGTTGTGCAAGTAG GCAAGTCCCAGGGCTTTCTGCCCCAGGGTAACAGTAATGTGTCCAACACAGGAAGACACCTTGGTTACTTGGGAGCTCAGGCTCGACGGATTTTTGTTGATAACATCTTGAAAAGAGTCACTAACAGCTTAGCAGCTGATTTAAGAAGACGTGCTGCAAAAAGATTGGTTTTCGGCGATTCTGCACCTTTCTTTGCATTGGTTGGTGTATCTTTGGCATCTGGTACTGGAATATTAACGAAAGATGACGAGTTAGAGGGTGTCTGCTGGGAAATTAGG GAAGCTGTATCAAAATTGCAATGGAATACTCCACAAAATGATACGAATTACGAAACTGTTAAAGACAATGCAAATGTTCTGAGTCTGGAGGATTTTGTGATTGGTCCTGCTATCGCAAAAGGGTGCTCGGCCATTGTCTATGCAACAAGATTTAACAATTCTGTGCTTGACAAAGGCAATGGTCAGATAAACATTGATAACAAGGCCACAGATGTAACTGCATTTCCATTGGCATTAAAAATGATGTTTAATTATAATACTGAATCAAATGCACTATCCATTCTGAGAGCCATGCACCGTGAAACTGTACCTGCTAGAAAACATTTGAATAATGAAGAATTGGCTGATTGGGAAACAAAGATGGCAGAAAGGAAAGCAAAGTTGCCGCCACATCCAAATATTGTTGCAATGTATTATGCTTTTGCTGATAAAGTACCAGCTTTGCCTGATTCATTGAAAATGTACCCTGATGCTTTACCTGCACGTATTAATCCACAGGGATATGGACGAAATATGAGTTTGTTTTTATTAATGAAAAG GTATGACATTACGTTACAACAATACCTGTCTGATCGTAATCCAAGTACCCGGGAATCGATACTACTACTTGCTCAGTTACTTGAAGGTGTTGCTCATATGAATGCCCATGGTATTGCACATCG AGATCTGAAGAGCGACAATATTCTGCTAGATTTGTCCGAAGAAACCGATAACTGCCCGTCACTAGTAATTACTGATTTCGGATGTTGCTTGGCCGACAAAAGCCATGGATTGTATCTGCCTTACAATAGTCACGATACCGACAGAGGAGGTAATATCGTGCTAATGGCACCGGAAGTCATCACGGCGGAACCCGGTCCTTTCACCAGCATCAATTATACCAAAGCTGACCTTTGGACTGTAGGCACCATAGCTTACGAAATATTTGGTATGAAAAATCCTTTTCACGATGTCGATAAGGAAAAGACATCTCTTAAGAACTTTAACTACAAGGAGAGTGACCTACCGTCTCTTCCAAACGGCGTGCCAACAATTGTTTCTgcgttaataaaaaatatattgtctCGAAATTTGTACAAG AGACTCGATACAGAAACAGCAGCAACCGTAATACAGTTGCACTTATGGGCACCGAGCGCTTGGTTCAGGAGTGAAGGACAATTGCCGTCGAGTAATGag GTGATGCAATGGCTTTTGTGCTTAACTACAAAAGTACTTTGTGAAGGACGCAATTCGGCGCTATCGTTCCCGAAAATGCTCAACGACGAGAATTTCGAAGATgtcaaaaagaatttttatcacAGATCTATTTCAACGAGATCCTGTGGACGACGTACTATGCCGGAATATCAATTAATAGCGAGTTTCCTCGGTAGAGTTACGCTTAGCAACATTAGAAGTGCTTTAAAGTGGATGCAGAAGAATGTATAA
- the LOC143346886 gene encoding uncharacterized protein LOC143346886 — translation MHLILLWALVALIGRVHGKCSIAPFVDDERSIAYACTHGDLNDLDEISSEAEWIEFTVSRFHIIPDNAFLRFKNLRRLSFYNCHVNFTSPNAFAGLTRLEWLIFHGTKIYVVRNPWFRHLPSLRKLILDRCGLMHIEPDVFRALPRLETLSLRDNDLDCLPIEELSYLRELRVMRIGGNPWLCNCWERLDRYILDHSLVPELECPKEMYLCRKYQCMTQVGFPIHSSNNCNWEYARIHGNAFQTNVFTSLDRLPDKTIRIEISGLTIDTLPRYGFFRFGNSLQSLELNNCRINRIESGAFAGLHKLQYLSLFGNQFPVVGADWFRDLVNLQQLILRNNSIEQIERTALWHLGSSLRYLDIQDNRLRCIAVEELAELKKLKRLDAIGNPWICACRKNLQTFLTQKNIGFEINAGRCYENENDIRNDANRWRLENVHPSVTTGRVHWAPFEDCIKQSNITITRPVPSVPPTELPVVTSQPPVYAGSCYREKTKEQSRPIYTCRGITSIEELNLIPPTAHTIRVILSNIKKIPQGTFARFNGYLSKLELRDCGIETIEPRAFSKLYNLEYLSLKNNQLNIVNGETVQGLSNLRHLDLSHNSIYIITNDAFDDIPYLTSLDVSENSMNCIGIEYMANRLRYLSTLHVANNPWSCLCGTKLADFLDTNRIHYDKHTLLLKEDCYATQYPTTITIPPATTPSVPTWNETIEGTCTICDDTAEIRYQCTGGNLLLLQSLPPEVTAIEFNEGHLPRLPAGRLSKFTNLRELVIRNSGLITVEHGTFDGLNKLKNLTIQDNPLEMIGSSWFALENLEKLDLRGNSINYIAPGAFRNLNRLTYLNLEGNDLKCIFTSDLNDMPNIYIVEFSGNPLKWRCRVELEQFLEARKIRFVRIENSCEGKKLMRNLLLQNKTDGSFDCPSKCSAASHIRRHVFPSVFALLLLIISIY, via the exons aTGCATCTGATTCTACTCTGGGCGTTGGTCGCCCTAATTGGCCGGGTACACGGCAAATGCAGCATAGCGCCGTTTGTGGATGATGAACGGTCGATCGCCTACGCTTGTACACACGGTGACCTGAACGACCTCGATGAGATATCCAGCGAGGCAGAGTGGATAGAGTTCACGGTGTCGAGGTTCCATATTATACCGGACAACGCGTTCCTGCGATTCAAGAACCTCAGGAGACTATCCTTCTACAACTGCCATGTAAACTTCACCAGTCCAAATGCATTCGCTGGCCTAACTCGACTGGAGTGGCTGATATTCCATGGCACCAAGATCTACGTGGTTAGGAACCCATGGTTCCGACATTTACCTAGCTTAAGAAAGCTGATCTTGGATAG GTGTGGTTTAATGCACATCGAGCCCGACGTTTTTCGCGCGTTGCCCAGACTTGAAACGCTGAGTCTGCGCGATAATGATCTGGATTGCTTACCGATCGAGGAACTCTCGTATCTGCGAGAGCTCAGGGTCATGCGGATCGGCGGCAATCCTTGGCTCTGCAACTGTTGGGAAAGATTGGAcag GTACATTCTGGATCATTCTCTCGTCCCGGAACTGGAATGCCCGAAGGAGATGTACCTGTGCAGGAAATATCAGTGCATGACGCAAGTTGGATTCCCAATACATTCTTCCAACAATTGTAACTGG GAATACGCAAGGATTCATGGCAACGCATTCCAGACGAATGTGTTCACATCCTTGGACAGACTTCCGGACAAGACCATCAGGATCGAGATTTCCGGTTTAACGATCGACACTCTCCCGAGATATGGATTCTTCCGTTTCGGAAATAGCTTGCAAAGTTTAGAATTGAATAACTGTCGTATCAATAGGATCGAGAGCGGTGCTTTCGCGGGTTTGCACAAACTGCAGTATCTTTCGTTGTTCGGTAATCAATTTCCGGTCGTGGGTGCAGATTGGTTTCGAGATCTCGTTAATCTTCAACAATTGATATTACGAAATAACAGTATCGAACAGATCGAACGAACGGCGTTATGGCATTTAGGCAGCAGTTTGCGATATCTCGATATCCAAGACAATCGACTACGATGCATCGCCGTCGAGGAATTGGCCGAATTAAAGAAATTGAAAAGATTGGACGCAATTGGTAATCCGTGGATCTGCGCGTGTCGTAAAAATCTTCAAACTTTTCTAACGCAAAAGAATATTGGATTCGAGATCAATGCCGGTCGATGTTACGAAAACGAGAATGATATTCGAAACGATGCCAACAGATGGCGACTAGAG AACGTGCATCCTTCGGTTACTACGGGCAGAGTGCACTGGGCACCGTTCGAAGACTGCATTAAGCAATCAAATATCACGATCACCAGACCAGTGCCTTCGGTCCCACCGACAGAACTTCCAGTTGTAACGTCACAACCACCCGTTTACGCGGGTAGTTGCTACCGCGAGAAGACCAAGGAACAATCAAGACCGATCTACACCTGTCGAGGTATTACCTCGATAGAAGAATTAAATCTAATACCTCCTACAGCGCACACGATCCGCGTTATCTTGTCGAACATCAAGAAGATTCCTCAGggcactttcgcacgcttcaacgGCTACCTATCGAAGCTTGAGCTTCGAGATTGCGGCATCGAGACGATCGAGCCTCGTGCCTTTTCCAAGCTGTATAATCTCGAGTATTTGTCTCTTAAAAATAATCAGCTGAACATTGTCAACGGGGAGACGGTACAGGGACTGTCCAACCTGAGGCATCTGGATCTATCCCATAATAGTATATATATAATCACGAACGACGCGTTCGATGACATACCGTACCTCACGAGCCTCGACGTATCTGAAAATTCCATGAACTGTATCGGCATCGAGTACATGGCTAATCGTTTACGATATTTATCGACACTGCACGTCGCCAATAATCCTTGGAGCTGCCTGTGCGGCACGAAACTGGCCGACTTTCTGGACACCAACAGAATTCATTACGACAAACATACGTTGTTATTAAAGGAAGACTGTTACGCTACACAATATCCCACGACAATCACCATTCCCCCTGCAACGACCCCTAGCGTACCGACTTGGAACGAAACCATCGAAGGAACCTGTACTATTTGCGATGATACAGCAGAAATTCGATACCAATGCACCGGCGGAAATTTATTGCTACTGCAATCGTTACCGCCAGAGGTTACCGCGATCGAGTTTAACGAAGGACATCTGCCACGCTTGCCGGCAGGACGCTTGTCCAAGTTTACGAATTTACGTGAACTCGTCATTAGAAATTCTGGCTTGATCACCGTGGAACACGGCACGTTCGATGGTTTAAACAAACTCAAGAATCTAACAATTCAAGATAATCCTCTAGAGATGATCGGATCGTCCTGGTTCGCTTTAGAAAATCTCGAAAAATTGGATCTACGCGGTAATTCGATCAACTACATTGCTCCCGGTGCTTTTCGAAACTTGAATCGTCTCACCTATTTGAACCTAGAAGGTAACGATCTTAAATGTATCTTTACCAGTGATTTGAACGACATGCCTAACATATATATCGTTGAGTTTTCtggaaatcctctaaaatggaGGTGCAGAGTCGAATTGGAACAATTTCTTGAGGCTCGTAAAATCAGATTCGTAAGAATCGAGAATTCTTGCGAGGGCAAAAAATTAATGAGGAATCTTCTGTTGCAAAACAAAACCGATGGCTCGTTCGATTGCCCGTCTAAATGTTCGGCAGCTTCCCATATTCGTCGACATGTCTTCCCGTCAGTGTTCGCGTTACTACTGTTGATTATTTCGATCTATTAA
- the LOC143346941 gene encoding uncharacterized protein LOC143346941 — MDHSWTAVLLFFSFLAIVNGGHYQSRIITSGNVVAHSGCDTYTCGVNARCTLSEARPVCSCMNLHMGDPLSRCVRVECLINEDCSSSQVCTNNRCINPCNGLCGVNAICETKNHIPTCYCPPGQTGDPFTSCHIADPQAACKPNPCGLNTKCEVVNEVTVCSCLPGYVGSPSIGCRHECESDSECPGHLACSASFKCESPCKCGTNAECRVVDHQAICTCPKNWLGNAFVSCRPECTAHSDCPGNKPACLYQKCMNPCDGVCGVNADCNLRGITPVCSCPKHMTGNPFFSCRLFEARDLCEPNPCGVNAICTPGHDSTGKERPVCTCPTGYIGNALVNCQRGECFTDSECPDSKACIDFTCQNPCTGKECGPTATCTPRRHIAVCTCPDGTRGDALYNCNLIDNRSVYNYGRQYRYHY, encoded by the exons ATGGATCATTCGTGGACAGCAgttcttcttttcttttcttttctcgcgATAGTCAATGGCGGACACTATCAGTCGAGGATAATAACATCGGGGAACGTTG TTGCCCATAGTGGTTGCGATACGTATACTTGCGGAGTTAACGCAAGATGTACACTAAGCGAAGCTAGACCAGTTTGTTCTTGCATGAACCTGCATATGGGTGATCCTCTGTCGCGTTGCGTACGGGTCGAGTGTCTAA TAAACGAAGACTGTAGCAGTAGCCAAGTTTGCACAAATAATAGATGCATAAATCCTTGCAATGGTTTGTGCGGCGTGAATGCGATATGCGAGACCAAAAATCATATTCCAACGTGTTATTGCCCGCCTGGACAGACGGGAGATCCATTTACCTCGTGTCATATAGCTGATCCTC AGGCCGCTTGCAAGCCAAATCCGTGCGGGTTGAACACTAAATGTGAAGTAGTAAACGAGGTGACAGTATGCAGCTGTTTACCAGGATACGTAGGATCTCCGTCAATTGGTTGTCGTCACGAATGTGAAAGCGATAGCGAGTGTCCTGGTCATCTCGCTTGCTCAGCTTCCTTTAAGTGCGAGAGTCCGTGCAAATGCGGCACAAACGCAGAATGTAGGGTCGTTGATCATCAAGCAATATGTACCTGTCCAAAG AATTGGTTGGGAAATGCGTTCGTATCGTGTCGACCAGAATGCACTGCTCATTCTGATTGTCCAGGGAACAAACCTGCCTGCCTCTACCAGAAATGCATGAACCCTTGCGACGGAGTATGCGGTGTGAATGCAGACTGTAACCTACGAGGAATCACTCCAGTTTGTAGTTGTCCGAAACACATGACTGGCAATCCTTTCTTCAGCTGTAGGCTTTTCGAAGCGC GAGACTTGTGCGAACCGAATCCGTGTGGAGTGAACGCGATTTGTACGCCGGGACACGATAGCACGGGGAAGGAGAGACCTGTGTGCACATGTCCCACTGGTTACATCGGTAATGCATTAGTGAATTGCCAGCGTGGAGAATGTTTTACGGACAGCGAGTGTCCTGATAGTAAGGCATGCATAGACTTCACTTGCCAGAATCCCTGTACTGGTAAAGAGTGCGGGCCAACCGCAACGTGTACGCCACGACGTCATATAGCGGTATGTACCTGTCCGGACGGTACACGAGGAGACGCGCTTTATAATTGCAATTTGATCGATAACAGATCTGTCTACAACTATGGTCGACAGTATCGATATCATTATTAG
- the LOC143346927 gene encoding polyadenylate-binding protein-interacting protein 1 translates to MDPLEGDVERRGPSRGRGRGPWTLSQQETHALRRPHPASSGIQTTGFTESRDTEQSKSDKSYDDIVQNSTLSVHAAEFVPKSCPVKPSQQPQQQQSVRFAQKHSVQGRLLQAQIMQQVQNPTCNYDTPQHYQHIEQVQQFDNFSRQQQMEQSTNVHDYGHFDGGSGDYKDKHQESSGDEDNYLIEFATTTQNLMGVIHSLILNPGRFTSIVPPLINNLRPYLEFPSHFQEIIKIIIQQSINEVNFRYSGARLCASLDISMTSAEQTSFREILYILCKNETESQTSNWKQKNDHTEEEQKRCHGLILFLAELVTQMEHTSAFGLGDILIQLIIITLKKPAPNSVKHICQALKLAGHTLEKDKGGSHKEMEIMMRALTELVTAGRVDLHVGRMVDSVHELRNGNWGQTSTVDSSVESMEHIDPNQAVDVPIFYGPDGKVLTAEENKFLEDVANGPTSIENHVILEHAYEDEVQWLSEDDNVYEAFEEFLKGVPKKTRE, encoded by the exons ATGGATCCTCTCGAGGGAGACGTAGAACGTCGTGGGCCGAGTCGCGGTCGGGGTCGTGGCCCATGGACGTTGAGCCAACAGGAGACCCATGCATTAAGAAGACCTCATCCTGCTTCATCTGGGATTCAAACAACAG GTTTCACAGAATCAAGAGATACAGAACAAAGCAAATCGGATAAATCTTACGACGATATTGTACAGAATTCAACCTTATCTGTCCATGCGGCTGAATTCGTTCCAAAATCGTGTCCTGTTAAGCCATCG cAACAGCCACAGCAACAACAATCTGTAAGATTTGCACAGAAACATTCGGTTCAAGGTAGATTACTTCAGGCACAAATAATGCAACAAGTACAAAATCCTACATGTAACTATGATACACCTCAGCATTATCAGCACATAGAACAAGTTCAACAATTTGATAACTTCTCGCGTCAGCAACAAATGGAGCAATCCACAAATGTTCATGATTATGGTCATTTTGATGGAGGGTCAGGAGATTATAAAGACAAACATCAG GAATCCAGTGGGGATGAAGATAATTATTTAATCGAATTTGCAACAACTACGCAAAATTTAATGGGCGTTATACACTCTTTGATATTAAATCCGGGGCGATTTACTTCTATTGTGCCGCCGCTAATAAATAATCTTAGGCCATATTTAGAATTTCCTAGTCACTTTCAAgagattataaaaataataattcaacaG TCCATAAACGAGGTTAATTTCCGGTACAGTGGTGCCCGGCTTTGCGCGTCTCTAGACATCAGTATGACATCCGCCGAACAAACGTCGTTTAgagaaattttatatatttt GTGTAAAAATGAAACAGAGAGCCAAACTTCTAATTGGAAGCAGAAGAATGATCATACGGAGGAAGAACAAAAACGATGTCACGGATTAATATTATTCTTAGCTGAGCTGGTTACTCAAATGGAACATACATCCGCTTTCGGTTTAGGAGACATATTGATTCAACTTATTATCATTACTTTAAAGAAACCCGCTCCGAATTCCGTTAAACATATTTGCCAGGCCCTCAAG TTGGCAGGTCATACTTTGGAGAAAGACAAAGGAGGAAGTCACAAAGAAATGGAGATAATGATGCGAGCATTAACAGAACTAGTAACAGCGGGTAGAGTAGACTTGCACGTTGGACGTATGGTAGATAGTGTTCACGAATTGAGAAATGGGAATTGGGGACAGACCTCTACTGTAGATTCTTCTGTCGAATCTATGGAACACATAGATCCGAATCAAGCAGTAGACGTACCTATATTCTATGGACCAGACGGCAAAGTGTTAACcgcagaagaaaataaatttttagaggatgttGCGAACGGTCCAACAAGTATCGAGAACCATGT AATATTAGAGCATGCTTACGAAGATGAAGTGCAATGGCTATCGGAAGATGATAACGTATACGAAGCGTTCGAGGAATTTTTAAAAGGAGTTCCGAAGAAAACGCGAGAATAA
- the LOC143346935 gene encoding uncharacterized protein LOC143346935 has product MHLSACFAILVVAVALSQAGPAPKITEKKSLVEDVKLEPKKTDLKIEEIGEDKDRTKKSAGTFCVQINPGSTQPTQVSCNGNQPAVQTLAIQAEPVSQQIQTLSMLQPFVHVVPQAGIVMPQPVVPPINTLQIVQPAAQPCAQSIPSVNIIQSDRSISKPKPKPKPTSASMVEIKTTTEQPVRIEKLPQSLPEPQETLAMLPIAPACHDHIITIPSNPVVVVPQFDQNQLATIVQVPSISSCDNPLHNILNPCTCQKNVAVLNEASVEPMAMQMLPVMSYSSPLTKSPIMMPYNFNMPRTQPLQVETSASVDGITPRHHHHHKVPSTFQQIVVNGNPETPFNPYLSSGFADMTYGSRGLMINASPENHNTANTMIQHGQISLRNHENASNDPVAYDMNGLAQPNKTPRDTKATKLTPEKTVETKQQGQALLIDGRRSTTNNKEEAKQQEHQTATK; this is encoded by the exons ATGCATCTAAGTGCGTGTTTCGCGATCCTGGTGGTGGCTGTTGCTTTGTCTCAGGCTGGTCCAGCACCTAAGATCACCGAGAAGAAGTCACTGGTAGAAGATGTCAAGCTGGAGCCCAAGAAAACTGATCTAAAAATTGAAGAAATCGGCGAGGACAAGGACAGGACCAAGAAGTCCGCCGGTACCTTCTGCGTTCAGATAAATCCAGGATCGACTCAGCCAACTCAAGTTTCTTGCAATGGGAACCAACCTGCAGTTCAGACATTAGCTATTCAAGCTGAACCCGTTTCTCAACAAATCCAGACTCTGAGCATGCTTCAACCATTTGTCCATGTAGTACCTCAGGCGGGTATCGTTATGCCTCAACCAGTAGTCCCACCCATTAACACCCTGCAAATTGTACAACCTGCTGCCCAGCCCTGTGCTCAATCTATTCCATCTGTGAACATCATTCAATCGGATCGGTCTATTTCAAAACCAAAACCAAAACCTAAACCAACCTCAGCATCCATGGTAGAGATCAAAACTACTACAGAACAACCTGTACGCATTGAAAAACTTCCACAAAGTTTGCCAGAGCCACAGGAAACTTTGGCTATGCTGCCAATCGCTCCTGCATGCCATGATCATATAATTACAATTCCATCAAACCCTGTGGTCGTAGTTCCTCAGTTCGATCAAAATCAGCTAGCCACCATTGTTCAAGTTCCATCGATATCTTCCTGTGACAATCCTTTACACAATATTTTGAATCCATGCACCTGTCAAAAGAACGTAGCCGTGTTAAACGAGGCCAGCGTGGAACCTATGGCTATGCAGATGTTACCTGTTATGTCTTACTCATCGCCGCTCACAAAGTCTCCAATTATGATGCCATACAATTTTAATATGCCACGC ACTCAACCACTTCAAGTAGAAACCAGTGCCTCTGTCGACGGGATAACTCCACGTCACCATCATCACCATAAGGTACCatcaacgttccaacagatagtAGTTAACGGAAATCCAGAGACCCCGTTCAATCCATACCTTAGCAGCGGTTTTGCTGACATGACGTACGGATCAAGAGGGCTTATGATCAACGCTTCTCCTGAAAACCACAATACAGCCAATACGATGATACAACATGGACAAATATCTTTGAGAAACCACGAGAACGCTTCGAACGATCCGGTCGCCTATGATATGAACGGTTTAGCGCAACCTAACAAGACACCACGCGACACCAAGGCAACTAAACTGACACCGGAGAAGACAGTGGAGACTAAACAACAAGGCCAAGCTTTGTTGATCGACGGTCGACGCAGTACGACAAACAACAAAGAAGAGGCTAAACAGCAAGAACATCAAACAGCAACGAAATAG
- the LOC143346957 gene encoding uncharacterized protein LOC143346957: protein MKFDESRCSNEIRSTSCTRNCDGIALINAIKSTKPYFQVLNQNFFKCFCNETCTTTKRLDMRGSVVYQKIKRLLQDVDIPALLIFLKKHQDIAHVNLASNNISNSGFINLLDHVLLYKNILELDVSNNDIMEIGIKYLLVVGENIQLKSLNLKANKFGVEVINICRCIYCKVSIVLIKLFLQASKNIALFLLKNKYVSYLNVAEVDQTASSLIYFIMVLSSEQITFNTTLKSLDISRPNPGFMYYFDSVHFSSVIGHMLKNNTTLTALYLQKYNFNCHDIETLMSNAKYNNTLHLLDLGCNNVGDHGVTYLANWLTKRPALKILILCRNIITNHGARELSFALPFSKLLSLDISYNKITDNGMVDILNTLKKSPLLRQLRIFGNCLGHPTAKIIKRMLLSQVLNQENVDIRPYRIDHRWYLARYEGDCCRKEFYNVSYDLSLKLSSVPVTKPRPKRSYYKQMSVKTSEFKVQQSTITIISNILKGDHTKDCKCCYCFKCEAPHYDELCRDVGHSETCTCCKCKGNESSDWSIDKSIVDRVVSPRDPMKNIMYILRHVNSDTRKNIVRWININEDILEEDLKIIADQDKIEECSSKDLCNCSWAQLSISSLQKYLLEDSSKDILIIPRNNSMLIKNACDDVDDTTSSLE, encoded by the exons ATGAAGTTTGACGAATCTCGATGCTCAAATGAAATCCGTTCGACTTCGTGCACCCGAAATTGCGATGGCATAGCTTTAATTAATGCGATTAAGAGTACAAAGCCTTACTTTCAAGTTTTGAATCAGAATTTCTTTAAATGCTTCTGCAATGAGACGTGTACTACGACAAAAAGGCTCGACATGCGTGGAAGTGTCGTATACCAGAAAATCAA AAGGCTTCTTCAGGACGTGGATATACCTGCTTTGTTAATATTTCTTAAGAAACATCAAGACATTGCTCATGTTAATTTAGCGAGCAACAATATTTCAAACAGTGGATTTATAAATTTGCTTGATCACGTGCTT CTCTACAAGAATATACTCGAATTGGACGTTAGCAACAATGATATCATGGAAATAGGGATCAAATATTTGCTAGTAGTAGGAGAAAATATCCAGCTTAAGAGCCTGAATTTGAAAGCGAATAAATTTGGCGTCGAGGTTATTAATATTTGCCGTTGTATCTATTGCAAAGTATCAATTGTCTTAATTAAGCTATTTTTGCAGGCATCAAAAAATATAGCactctttttattaaaaaataaatacgtaTCGTATTTAAATGTTGCAGAAGTGGATCAAACTGCTTCCAGTTTAATATATTTCATAATGGTCTTGAGTTCAGAGCAAATCACTTTTAATACAACACTAAAGAGTTTAGACATCAGTcggccgaatccaggatttatgTATTATTTTGATTCTGTTCATTTTTCCAGCGTTATTGGTCACATGCTTAAA AATAATACTACACTGACGGCATTgtatttgcaaaaatataacTTCAATTGTCACGACATTGAAACTTTAATGTCCAATGCAAAATACAACAATACATTGCACTTGTTGGACCTTGGCTGTAATAATGTAGGAGATCATGGAGTAACTTACCTTGCTAACTGGTTAACAAAAAGACCAGCTTTGAAAATCCTCATCTTGTGTAGGAACATTATAACTAATCATGGTGCAAG GGAATTAAGTTTTGCTCTTCCATTCTCAAAACTGTTATCACTCGACATTTCTTATAATAAAATCACAGATAATGGTATGGTTGACATTTTGAACACGTTAAAAAAGAGTCCCCTTCTACGACAGCTGAGAATATTTGGGAATTGTCTTGGTCATCCAACTGCAAAA ATTATTAAGCGAATGTTGTTGTCTCAAGTCTTGAATCAAGAGAATGTAGACATTAGACCATACAGAATTGACCACAGGTGGTATTTGGCAAGATACGAAGGTGACTGTTGTAGGAAAGAATTTTATAATGTTTCTTATGATCTCTCCTTGAAATTGTCATCCGTACCTGTAACAAAACCTCGTCCTAAGAGATCATATTATAAACAGATGTCTGTAAAAACTAGTGAATTTAAAGTACAGCAA TCGACCATTACTATCATTTCAAACATATTGAAAGGAGACCATACAAAGGACTGTAAATGTTGTTATTGTTTCAAATGCGAGG CACCGCATTATGACGAGCTGTGCAGAGATGTTGGCCACTCAGAAACTTGCACATGTTGCAAATGCAAAGGAAACGAAAGCAGTGATTGGTCCATAGATAAGTCTATCGTAGATAGAGTTGTATCTCCGCGCGATCCAATGAAGAACATCATGTATATTTTGAGGCATGTAAATTCTGATACTCGTAAAAACATTGTGCGCTGGATTAATATTAACGAGGATATATTGGAGGAAGATTTGAAGATTATTGCTG ATCAAGACAAGATCGAGGAATGCTCATCTAAGGATTTGTGCAATTGCTCGTGGGCGCAACTAAGTATATCcagtttacaaaaatatttactgGAGGATTCTTCTAAGGATATACTAATTATACCTAGAAACAATTCTATGTTAATAAAGAATGCATGCGATGATGTTGACGACACAACTTCTTCGCTGGAATAA